A genomic region of uncultured Treponema sp. contains the following coding sequences:
- a CDS encoding peptidoglycan bridge formation glycyltransferase FemA/FemB family protein translates to MNSKIVGGGMRVEILPFWGDKLNLFAPEKKDIYFTEEYVSLSASKKETPLCVICEENTNIMLLPFLRSTYQNYFDFETPYGYGGPISNCDDSTWNEKALREMIAYLKSQNYLAGFIRFHPLLNNAEFCHNVFDVIDDRKTVVIDTSESEEAIWKNQISSKNRNTIRKAEKNGLVFFRDNEFFHLEEFKMLYDSTMERLDADSFYFFDDNYYKRFVDIFKGKGFLGCIKKGNEIISAALFMYDECYGHYHLAGSNRNYSSLGANNLLLWKVACEMHKEGVKEFHLGGGTNGDEENSLFKFKQSFSHNLKQFSIGKLIFDTKKYEDVCLEWKRRNPCKTEKYKNFLLKYRY, encoded by the coding sequence GTGAACTCTAAGATTGTTGGCGGTGGAATGCGTGTAGAAATTCTTCCATTTTGGGGAGACAAATTAAATTTATTTGCTCCCGAAAAAAAAGATATTTATTTTACTGAGGAGTATGTTTCGCTGTCTGCTTCAAAAAAAGAAACTCCTCTTTGTGTCATTTGCGAAGAAAATACCAATATAATGTTGCTTCCGTTTTTAAGAAGCACATATCAAAACTATTTTGATTTTGAAACTCCTTATGGATATGGTGGGCCGATTTCAAATTGTGATGACTCAACTTGGAATGAAAAAGCTCTAAGAGAAATGATTGCGTATTTAAAATCGCAAAACTATCTTGCTGGATTTATTCGCTTTCATCCATTACTGAATAATGCAGAATTTTGCCACAATGTTTTTGATGTAATCGATGACAGAAAAACAGTCGTAATAGATACATCTGAATCTGAGGAAGCCATTTGGAAAAATCAGATTTCATCAAAGAACCGAAATACGATTCGCAAGGCAGAAAAAAACGGTCTTGTTTTTTTTCGTGACAATGAATTCTTTCATCTTGAAGAATTTAAGATGCTTTACGATTCTACAATGGAACGGCTCGATGCTGATAGCTTTTATTTTTTTGATGATAATTATTATAAAAGATTTGTTGATATATTTAAGGGGAAAGGCTTTTTGGGTTGTATAAAAAAAGGCAATGAAATAATCAGTGCTGCTTTATTTATGTATGATGAATGTTATGGGCATTATCATTTGGCCGGAAGCAATAGAAATTATTCTTCTCTCGGTGCGAATAATCTGCTCCTATGGAAAGTAGCGTGTGAAATGCACAAGGAAGGTGTCAAAGAATTCCATTTGGGTGGTGGCACTAATGGCGATGAAGAAAATTCTCTCTTTAAATTTAAACAGTCCTTTAGCCATAATTTAAAGCAGTTTTCAATCGGAAAATTAATATTTGATACGAAGAAATATGAAGATGTTTGTCTTGAGTGGAAAAGACGAAATCCTTGCAAAACAGAGAAATATAAAAATTTTCTACTAAAGTACAGGTATTAG
- a CDS encoding LegC family aminotransferase → MKYAEEINFIKKLYKNEEHVMLHAPIFMGNEKKYLDDCIDTTFVSSVGQYVDRFEKDIETYTGATRAVVCVNGTMALFMALKLCEVKPEDEVITQPLTFIATANAIAYCNAQPVFCDIDEETMGLAPNSVRKWLEKNAELRADGCFDKKNGRRISAVVPMHTFGNPVKVDEFVKLCEEWKLALVEDAAESIGSFYKGRHTGTFGKVGCMSFNGNKTITCGGGGMLLFMDAELGEKAKHLTTQAKIPHRWEFRHDAIGYNLRMPNINAALGCAQLECIDKILANKRETAMAYREYFSNSKEIKYFDEPKDCKSNFWFNSILLPNKKAQQEFLEETNDNGVQTRPIWELMNRLPMYKNCQRDDLKNAIMFADRVVNIPSGYRK, encoded by the coding sequence ATGAAATATGCAGAAGAAATAAACTTTATAAAAAAACTATATAAAAACGAAGAGCATGTAATGCTTCATGCCCCGATTTTCATGGGAAATGAAAAGAAATACCTTGATGACTGCATAGACACAACTTTTGTTTCAAGTGTAGGGCAGTATGTAGATCGTTTTGAAAAAGATATTGAAACTTACACAGGTGCGACTCGTGCAGTTGTATGTGTAAATGGCACAATGGCACTTTTTATGGCTCTTAAACTTTGCGAAGTAAAGCCTGAAGATGAGGTTATAACTCAACCACTTACTTTTATTGCGACTGCAAATGCAATTGCGTATTGCAATGCTCAGCCTGTTTTCTGTGATATTGACGAGGAAACAATGGGGCTTGCTCCTAATTCTGTAAGGAAATGGCTTGAGAAAAATGCAGAACTTCGTGCCGATGGATGTTTTGACAAAAAAAATGGAAGGCGGATAAGCGCAGTTGTTCCAATGCACACATTTGGAAATCCAGTAAAAGTAGATGAGTTTGTAAAGCTTTGCGAGGAATGGAAACTTGCACTTGTTGAAGATGCGGCTGAGAGTATCGGTAGTTTTTATAAGGGGCGGCATACTGGAACATTTGGAAAAGTCGGGTGCATGAGCTTTAACGGAAACAAGACAATCACCTGTGGCGGAGGCGGAATGCTTCTTTTTATGGATGCGGAACTTGGAGAAAAAGCTAAACATCTTACGACACAGGCGAAAATTCCACACCGGTGGGAATTTAGGCATGACGCAATCGGATATAATCTGCGTATGCCAAATATAAATGCAGCTTTAGGTTGCGCGCAGCTTGAATGTATCGATAAAATTCTTGCAAATAAACGTGAAACTGCAATGGCTTATAGAGAATATTTTTCTAACAGCAAGGAAATTAAATACTTTGATGAGCCAAAAGACTGCAAGTCTAATTTTTGGTTTAATTCTATTCTTTTGCCGAATAAAAAAGCCCAGCAGGAATTTCTTGAGGAAACTAATGATAACGGAGTGCAGACCCGTCCAATCTGGGAACTTATGAACAGGCTTCCGATGTACAAGAATTGCCAGCGTGATGATTTGAAGAATGCGATTATGTTTGCAGACAGAGTTGTGAATATTCCAAGTGGATATAGAAAATAA
- a CDS encoding amino acid adenylation domain-containing protein codes for MARLITDYLDETVKKFGDKTAFVDSKRAITFKQLQIESKHIAERLIKENQFKSPIAVFLDKSVECISSFLGIAYSGNFYTMLDTEMPMSRIEKILGTLEPLSIITDKEHYDKVKEFSRKSKILLYEDLMKENISEEKLSKVHENIIDSDVLYVLFTSGSTGIPKGVVTSHRAVIDYIDAATQAYDLTDKEIIGNQGPLYFVISIIDVYGTIRNGSTTFIISPSLFMFPSKLLRYIKNNKINFLYWVPSAFVVIANINPFEKVDISCVKKMIFGGEVMPIKQLNVWRKAIPNAMFVNAYGPTEITDGATYYILNREFEEDETLPIGIPFNNCSIILLDENNREVKEIGKEGEFCVRGNSLAYGYYKEPEKTAEVFTQNPLNKYYPEKIYHTGDLVRYNNYGEMEHIGRKDFQIKHMGHRVELGEIEANVSTIDGVDENCCVFNNEKQHIILFYTGKIDSDELGSRLKAKLPNYMIPNQRIKLGQMPRNLNGKIDRTKLKEKTEM; via the coding sequence ATGGCAAGGCTTATAACTGATTATTTAGATGAAACTGTAAAAAAATTTGGAGATAAAACAGCCTTTGTAGATTCAAAGAGAGCAATTACTTTTAAACAGCTTCAGATTGAATCAAAGCATATTGCAGAAAGGCTGATTAAGGAAAACCAATTTAAATCACCTATAGCGGTTTTTTTGGATAAGAGTGTTGAATGTATTTCGTCATTTTTAGGAATTGCTTATAGCGGTAATTTCTATACTATGTTGGATACAGAAATGCCAATGTCAAGAATAGAAAAAATTCTTGGAACATTAGAGCCGTTATCAATAATAACTGATAAAGAGCATTATGACAAAGTGAAAGAATTCTCTCGAAAATCAAAAATATTGCTTTATGAAGATTTGATGAAGGAGAATATATCTGAAGAAAAGTTAAGTAAAGTTCATGAGAATATTATAGATTCAGATGTTTTGTATGTTTTATTCACATCAGGTTCTACAGGAATCCCTAAAGGAGTTGTGACATCCCATAGGGCTGTGATTGATTATATAGATGCAGCTACGCAGGCTTATGATTTAACAGATAAAGAAATAATTGGAAATCAGGGACCTCTTTATTTTGTAATTTCAATAATTGATGTTTATGGTACAATTAGGAATGGAAGCACAACATTTATAATATCTCCAAGTTTGTTTATGTTTCCTTCAAAATTATTGCGATATATTAAAAATAACAAGATTAATTTTTTATATTGGGTTCCTTCTGCATTTGTGGTTATTGCAAATATAAATCCTTTTGAAAAAGTTGATATTTCCTGTGTTAAAAAGATGATTTTTGGCGGTGAGGTAATGCCAATAAAGCAATTAAATGTATGGAGAAAAGCAATACCCAATGCAATGTTTGTCAATGCTTATGGGCCTACAGAAATAACTGATGGGGCGACATATTATATTTTGAACCGTGAATTTGAAGAGGATGAAACATTGCCAATAGGAATTCCTTTTAATAACTGTAGTATTATTCTTCTTGATGAAAATAATAGAGAAGTAAAAGAAATTGGAAAGGAAGGGGAATTTTGCGTGAGAGGAAATTCTTTAGCTTATGGGTATTATAAGGAACCTGAAAAAACTGCGGAAGTATTTACTCAAAATCCATTAAACAAATATTATCCTGAAAAAATTTATCATACAGGTGATTTAGTTCGTTATAACAACTATGGGGAAATGGAGCATATTGGGCGTAAGGATTTTCAAATAAAACATATGGGACATCGTGTTGAACTTGGAGAAATTGAGGCTAATGTATCCACAATTGATGGAGTTGATGAGAATTGTTGTGTCTTTAATAATGAAAAGCAGCATATAATTCTTTTTTACACAGGAAAGATTGATTCTGATGAATTAGGTTCAAGATTAAAGGCAAAACTCCCAAATTATATGATTCCAAATCAAAGAATTAAATTGGGTCAAATGCCTAGGAATCTTAATGGAAAAATTGATAGAACAAAATTAAAAGAAAAAACTGAAATGTAA
- a CDS encoding nucleotidyltransferase family protein, giving the protein MNGYLIDEQTSILEALKKIDKLSNLGTRILFAVDSDNKVVGSVSDGDCRRGLIGGKSLADKISEVMNTNFTSLKHGEYSPETIQKIRNLGIKYVPELNIDGTLFTVRDFSNGKSYVPVDAVMMAGGKGERLRPLTLDTPKPLLKVADKPIIDYNVENLINSCINHINVTVNYLAEQIEEHFKNPINGVQVKCVHEPKFLGTIGSIKFIREWYNDTILLMNSDLFTNIDIEAFYMHFLKHDADMSVAGVPYNVNIPYGIFELENTRDIKGIIEKPSYHYYANAGIYLIKRDLLDLIPDNEFFDATDFMDKLIKNNKKVIRFPITGYWIDIGKPADFKSVQEFARNINRR; this is encoded by the coding sequence ATGAATGGTTACTTGATTGATGAACAAACTTCTATTTTGGAAGCTTTAAAGAAAATAGATAAGCTTTCTAATTTAGGCACTAGGATTTTGTTTGCTGTTGATTCTGATAATAAAGTTGTTGGCTCTGTTTCAGATGGTGATTGCAGACGTGGTCTTATAGGTGGAAAATCCCTCGCTGACAAGATTTCAGAGGTGATGAATACAAATTTCACTTCGCTAAAACATGGAGAATATAGTCCTGAAACAATTCAAAAAATCAGAAATCTTGGGATTAAGTATGTTCCGGAGTTAAATATTGATGGAACGTTGTTTACTGTCAGAGATTTTTCAAATGGAAAATCCTATGTTCCTGTTGATGCTGTTATGATGGCAGGCGGCAAAGGCGAAAGATTAAGGCCTCTTACTTTGGATACCCCCAAACCTCTTTTAAAAGTTGCCGATAAGCCTATTATTGATTACAACGTTGAAAACTTAATTAATAGCTGTATTAACCATATAAATGTTACTGTGAATTATTTGGCTGAACAGATAGAAGAGCATTTTAAGAATCCGATAAACGGAGTACAGGTAAAGTGTGTACATGAACCGAAATTTCTTGGCACGATAGGTTCAATTAAATTTATTAGGGAATGGTATAATGACACAATTCTTCTAATGAACTCAGATCTTTTTACAAATATAGACATTGAAGCATTCTATATGCATTTCTTGAAGCACGATGCAGATATGAGTGTTGCCGGTGTTCCGTATAATGTGAATATTCCTTATGGAATATTTGAGCTTGAAAACACACGGGACATAAAGGGGATAATAGAAAAGCCCAGTTACCATTACTATGCTAACGCTGGTATTTATCTTATAAAACGAGACCTGCTGGATTTGATTCCTGACAATGAATTTTTTGACGCAACTGATTTTATGGACAAGCTCATAAAAAATAATAAAAAAGTAATTAGATTTCCTATTACAGGATATTGGATTGATATTGGAAAACCTGCCGATTTCAAGAGTGTACAGGAATTCGCAAGGAATATTAATAGAAGATAA
- a CDS encoding acyl carrier protein, translating into MNSCTEKKVVELLKEIGNDFPKIYESIDLLKSGVLDSLAIMQLMDRLESEFCIEIDPDDVAPENLNTVSAIVSLVDKNINK; encoded by the coding sequence ATGAATAGCTGTACTGAAAAAAAAGTTGTGGAATTACTAAAAGAAATTGGAAATGATTTTCCAAAGATCTATGAGTCAATTGATTTGTTAAAATCCGGAGTGTTGGACTCTCTGGCAATTATGCAGTTAATGGATAGGCTTGAATCAGAATTCTGTATTGAAATAGATCCGGATGATGTTGCTCCGGAAAATTTGAATACGGTTTCTGCAATAGTAAGTTTGGTTGATAAGAATATCAATAAATAG
- a CDS encoding polysaccharide biosynthesis protein yields MDKISFNLDDFISKYVTKRPVSMFACDIENNREKISAKIKGKSALVIGGAGSIGSSFIKAILPFEPKTLVVVDTNENALAELTRDLRSSKGMYVPDDYIPYPMDFASSVFEKMFRSRAGFDIVANFSAHKHVRSEKDIYSVEALLQNNVLHAKLLLDLLSEFPPEEYFCVSTDKAANPVNIMGASKRIMEDVIFSYSEKFPVKTARFANVAFSNGSLPAGFFARIDKLQPISAPSDVKRYFVSPQESGQICMLACMLGNNREIFFPKLCEEQEMIFSDIATALLKAKGFTVKQCDSDEEAIKESENLKEGSKEYPVHYSGSDTTGEKPYEEFFTESETTDMTRFSSLGVITGKQIRKQKDIDVLYSRLNAEFDKTDATKEEVVKIMQEFLPNFVHEELGKFLDSKM; encoded by the coding sequence ATGGATAAAATCTCTTTTAACCTTGATGATTTCATTTCGAAATATGTAACAAAGCGTCCTGTGAGTATGTTCGCTTGTGATATTGAAAATAATAGAGAAAAGATTTCTGCGAAAATCAAGGGAAAGTCTGCTCTTGTGATTGGTGGTGCAGGAAGTATTGGATCATCTTTTATAAAGGCAATTCTTCCTTTTGAGCCAAAAACACTTGTTGTTGTGGATACAAATGAGAATGCTCTTGCGGAACTTACACGAGATTTGCGCAGTTCTAAGGGAATGTATGTTCCTGATGACTATATTCCTTATCCGATGGATTTTGCTTCATCTGTTTTTGAAAAAATGTTCAGGAGTCGTGCAGGTTTTGATATTGTTGCAAACTTTTCTGCTCATAAGCACGTTCGTTCGGAAAAAGATATTTACTCGGTTGAAGCGTTGCTTCAAAACAATGTGCTTCATGCAAAGCTCCTGCTTGATTTGCTTTCAGAATTTCCGCCTGAAGAATATTTTTGTGTTTCAACGGATAAGGCTGCAAATCCTGTGAATATCATGGGGGCAAGCAAGAGGATAATGGAAGATGTTATTTTCTCGTATTCTGAAAAATTCCCTGTGAAAACAGCTCGTTTTGCTAATGTCGCATTTTCAAACGGTTCATTGCCGGCTGGATTTTTTGCGCGTATTGATAAGCTTCAGCCAATCAGTGCTCCGTCTGATGTAAAACGGTATTTTGTATCGCCTCAAGAAAGCGGGCAAATTTGTATGCTTGCTTGTATGCTTGGAAACAACCGTGAGATTTTCTTCCCGAAGCTCTGTGAAGAGCAGGAAATGATTTTCTCTGATATTGCAACAGCCTTGCTTAAGGCGAAAGGTTTTACTGTAAAACAATGTGATTCGGACGAGGAGGCAATAAAAGAGTCGGAAAACTTGAAAGAAGGAAGTAAGGAATATCCGGTTCATTATTCAGGTTCTGACACAACAGGAGAAAAACCTTATGAAGAATTTTTTACGGAATCAGAAACAACTGACATGACTCGTTTTTCTTCGCTTGGAGTAATTACAGGAAAGCAAATTCGCAAACAGAAAGATATTGATGTTCTTTACAGCAGACTCAATGCGGAATTTGATAAAACAGATGCAACTAAAGAAGAAGTTGTAAAGATTATGCAGGAGTTTTTGCCGAACTTTGTGCATGAAGAACTTGGAAAATTTCTTGACAGCAAGATGTAA
- the neuC gene encoding UDP-N-acetylglucosamine 2-epimerase: protein MKKICFVTSARSEYGLIKWIMKDLQTKNNIQLQLIVTGGHLLKSQGHTIDAIKEDGFKIDATVDSNLDISTMETIAESMGRMAEKFAPVFEQLRPDILVVLGDRYELLPITNTAFVMRIPIAHISGGDVTEGAIDDGVRNSVTMLASYHFPGTVDSAKNIERMRGSNKNIWSVGEPGLDAFNRLPIMTRQELADNLGLDLSKKWILMTYHSETRESLEYNLSAVKNCILALDKLENFQTVITYSNADFGGEQINEYISNVSSENPEKFKQIPSLGQLRYISFMKQASLVIGNSSSGIVEAPVAHVPVVNIGDRQKGRYQCNNIVQSGISVEDIEKSINIALNKKINEDDLYYWGDGKTSEKIAKVLSEL from the coding sequence ATGAAAAAAATTTGTTTTGTTACATCTGCGCGTTCTGAATATGGTCTTATAAAATGGATCATGAAAGACTTGCAGACAAAAAATAATATTCAGCTTCAGCTTATTGTAACTGGCGGTCATCTTTTAAAAAGCCAGGGACATACTATTGATGCAATAAAGGAAGACGGTTTTAAAATAGATGCTACTGTTGACTCAAACCTTGATATTTCTACTATGGAAACTATAGCGGAGTCTATGGGAAGAATGGCAGAGAAATTTGCCCCTGTTTTTGAACAGTTAAGACCGGATATTCTGGTTGTTTTAGGAGACAGATATGAATTGCTTCCTATAACAAACACCGCTTTTGTAATGAGAATACCTATTGCGCATATTTCAGGCGGCGATGTGACTGAAGGCGCGATTGATGATGGCGTCCGTAATTCTGTAACTATGCTTGCGTCTTACCATTTTCCAGGAACTGTAGATTCTGCCAAAAATATAGAGCGAATGCGTGGCTCAAATAAAAATATTTGGAGTGTTGGAGAACCTGGTTTGGATGCTTTTAACCGCTTGCCTATTATGACTAGACAGGAACTGGCAGATAATTTAGGCCTTGATTTGTCGAAAAAATGGATTCTTATGACGTATCATTCTGAAACTAGGGAATCTCTTGAATACAATCTATCTGCTGTAAAAAATTGTATACTGGCTTTAGATAAGCTAGAAAATTTTCAAACGGTTATAACTTATTCAAACGCCGATTTTGGCGGAGAGCAGATTAATGAATATATTTCGAATGTATCTTCAGAAAATCCTGAAAAATTTAAACAAATTCCGTCGCTTGGGCAGTTGCGCTATATAAGTTTTATGAAACAAGCTTCACTGGTAATAGGAAATTCCAGCAGCGGAATTGTTGAAGCCCCTGTGGCTCATGTTCCTGTTGTGAATATTGGCGACAGGCAGAAAGGCCGTTATCAGTGCAATAATATTGTACAGAGCGGTATATCTGTTGAAGATATTGAGAAATCTATAAATATCGCTCTAAACAAGAAAATAAATGAAGATGATTTGTATTATTGGGGCGATGGAAAGACTTCTGAAAAAATTGCAAAGGTGTTAAGTGAACTCTAA
- a CDS encoding sodium:solute symporter family protein: MVISFVIYIMIGYFISRKIKDANDFYVAGRNAPLLLIIGSMIASYVSTGMFMGDAGEYYKGIFSPMTILATMQVAGYILGAVFFGRYLRRAKVFTIPEYFGIRFCSEKLRVLSTITAIITMTVYLLSVVQGVGTLMHVVTGLNYKLCVLLAIIVFSIVTISSGSKGVLITDTLMFSIFTIALIAAVFVITKKCGGWYSAVRQLKSFDIKDLLSWHGNLDYMYSKGQDNVIWGIVYGIVWLSVCMVGPWQSSRYLMAKNEHTVIRSSVFSAFGIFLLQLLVGIAAVTVNLCCPELEDQSHVLIWASMNILPTFLGVLLLTGVLAAGISSATTFLSLIGASFGNDIYKKKEKSVVVSRISMGVVSFVVLLLAVFNPPQIFWIMYFGGAIVASSWMPVALASILSKRITKAGAFVGMLTGFCSCFLLKLYSNICNITLPVIFDPVIVGIISNIIGIFIGSVFTKVTPDELQATQKLFIVPEEDKKITDISRTLKYMKFAPGLGILIFLILFFVWVIPYNFIK, encoded by the coding sequence ATGGTTATATCATTTGTTATCTATATAATGATAGGATATTTTATTAGTAGAAAAATCAAAGATGCAAATGATTTTTACGTTGCTGGTCGCAATGCGCCTTTGTTGCTTATTATTGGTTCTATGATTGCCTCTTATGTAAGTACTGGCATGTTTATGGGCGACGCAGGAGAATATTATAAGGGAATATTTTCTCCAATGACAATTCTTGCTACAATGCAAGTTGCCGGTTATATATTAGGAGCTGTTTTTTTTGGAAGATATTTAAGAAGAGCAAAAGTATTTACGATTCCGGAATATTTTGGAATTCGCTTTTGTTCTGAAAAATTAAGAGTTTTGTCAACGATAACTGCAATAATCACGATGACAGTCTATTTATTATCTGTGGTACAAGGTGTAGGTACTCTGATGCATGTGGTTACAGGTCTAAATTATAAACTTTGTGTTTTATTGGCTATAATAGTATTCAGTATTGTAACAATTTCCAGTGGGTCGAAAGGTGTATTAATTACAGATACGTTAATGTTTTCGATATTTACAATAGCTCTTATAGCAGCTGTTTTTGTAATAACTAAAAAATGCGGAGGTTGGTATTCTGCTGTTAGACAACTAAAATCGTTTGATATTAAGGACTTGCTGTCATGGCATGGAAATCTCGACTATATGTATTCAAAAGGTCAGGACAATGTTATATGGGGTATTGTGTATGGAATAGTCTGGCTTTCTGTCTGTATGGTCGGTCCATGGCAATCAAGCAGATATTTAATGGCAAAAAATGAGCATACCGTTATAAGATCTTCGGTCTTTTCTGCTTTTGGGATTTTTTTGTTACAGCTACTTGTTGGAATTGCAGCTGTTACAGTGAATTTATGTTGTCCTGAATTAGAGGATCAATCTCATGTTCTTATCTGGGCTTCTATGAATATTTTGCCTACGTTTTTAGGTGTGTTATTGCTTACAGGCGTTTTAGCTGCAGGAATATCTTCTGCTACTACGTTTTTGTCTCTTATAGGAGCTTCATTTGGTAATGATATTTATAAAAAGAAAGAAAAGTCTGTTGTAGTAAGTCGGATTTCGATGGGTGTTGTTAGTTTTGTGGTTCTTTTGCTTGCTGTGTTCAACCCACCTCAAATATTTTGGATTATGTACTTTGGTGGTGCAATAGTTGCCAGTTCTTGGATGCCTGTAGCTTTGGCTAGCATCTTATCAAAAAGAATAACGAAAGCAGGAGCTTTTGTTGGGATGTTAACGGGATTTTGCTCATGTTTCCTATTGAAATTATATTCTAATATTTGCAACATTACGTTACCTGTCATATTTGATCCTGTTATTGTTGGTATTATATCCAATATAATAGGGATATTTATTGGATCAGTATTTACGAAGGTTACTCCTGATGAATTACAAGCAACTCAAAAATTATTTATTGTTCCTGAAGAAGATAAAAAAATTACTGATATTTCCAGAACTTTAAAATATATGAAATTTGCACCAGGATTAGGCATATTAATATTTTTAATTTTGTTTTTTGTTTGGGTAATTCCATATAATTTCATTAAATAA
- a CDS encoding acylneuraminate cytidylyltransferase family protein: MKTLYLIPARGGSKGIPHKNIKPLCGKPLIGYSIDIARKFANDKDICVSTDDVEIKKIAENYGLKVPFMRPDYLASDTATSSDVIVHALNFYEQYGVHYDVVVLLQPTSPLRRVEDVKGTIELYDSSFDMVTSVKESFVSAVLCRENKDGFLEDVLSNGSTRRQDATKLYEYNGAVYVINAKAVIEKGLGGFSKIKKYVMPEINSLDIDTMTDWYIVESLIEKKVVTL; the protein is encoded by the coding sequence ATGAAAACGTTATATTTAATTCCCGCACGAGGAGGCAGCAAAGGAATTCCTCACAAAAACATAAAACCATTGTGTGGAAAACCTTTGATTGGATACTCGATAGATATTGCAAGAAAATTTGCAAATGACAAGGATATTTGTGTTTCAACTGATGATGTTGAAATAAAAAAGATTGCAGAAAATTATGGATTAAAAGTTCCATTTATGCGACCAGATTATCTTGCAAGTGATACAGCAACTTCAAGCGATGTTATTGTTCATGCCTTAAACTTTTATGAACAGTATGGAGTTCATTATGATGTTGTTGTTCTTTTGCAGCCAACATCTCCTTTGCGTCGGGTTGAAGATGTAAAGGGCACTATTGAATTATATGATAGTTCTTTTGACATGGTTACATCCGTAAAAGAGTCTTTTGTTTCTGCAGTTCTTTGCAGGGAAAATAAAGATGGTTTTTTGGAAGATGTGCTGTCTAATGGCTCTACACGAAGACAGGATGCAACGAAATTATATGAATATAATGGTGCGGTTTATGTTATTAATGCAAAAGCTGTTATAGAAAAAGGTCTTGGTGGTTTTAGTAAAATTAAAAAATATGTAATGCCTGAAATAAATTCTTTGGACATAGATACAATGACTGACTGGTACATTGTAGAAAGCTTAATTGAAAAAAAGGTTGTGACATTATGA
- the neuB gene encoding N-acetylneuraminate synthase yields the protein MKHTLIIAEAGVNHNGRLDLALELCKAAKEAGADVVKFQTWITEKIITHNVAQADYQTVNTGKKESQFDMLKKLELSYDDFREIKKYCDEIGIQFASTADEKWSLDFLVELGIPFIKIGSGEVTNIPFLRTMGNKKLPVIISSGMSSLADVDVALRTLRDSGTKNITLLHCITNYPCPMQEVNLNAMLTLRDAFKVPVGYSDHTKGIEVPIAAVALGATVIEKHFTLDRNMEGPDHLASTEPAEFKKMVDAIRNIEVALGSGEKVPTKSESDISKVVLKRCVAMQEIKAGEVFTDKNLCVKRNDKGLPAKYWDLIEGKKATRDYVADEAVEL from the coding sequence ATGAAACATACATTGATAATCGCTGAAGCTGGTGTCAATCATAATGGACGGCTTGATTTAGCTTTGGAATTGTGCAAGGCTGCAAAAGAAGCTGGAGCTGATGTTGTGAAATTTCAGACTTGGATAACTGAAAAAATTATAACGCATAATGTTGCGCAGGCAGATTACCAAACTGTGAACACAGGAAAGAAAGAAAGCCAGTTTGATATGCTGAAAAAACTGGAACTTTCGTATGACGATTTTAGAGAGATAAAGAAATATTGTGATGAAATCGGCATACAATTTGCTTCAACTGCAGATGAAAAATGGAGTCTTGATTTTCTTGTTGAGCTTGGAATTCCATTTATAAAAATTGGTTCCGGTGAAGTTACTAATATTCCGTTCTTACGCACAATGGGAAATAAGAAACTTCCTGTAATCATAAGTTCCGGAATGTCGTCTTTGGCAGATGTTGATGTTGCGCTCAGGACTCTCCGCGATTCAGGAACAAAAAATATTACGCTTTTGCATTGCATTACAAATTATCCTTGTCCTATGCAGGAAGTAAATTTGAATGCAATGCTTACTTTGAGAGACGCTTTTAAAGTTCCTGTTGGGTATTCTGACCATACAAAAGGTATTGAAGTTCCGATTGCCGCAGTTGCTTTAGGAGCAACGGTTATTGAGAAACATTTCACTTTAGATCGAAATATGGAAGGCCCTGACCATTTGGCAAGCACTGAGCCGGCTGAGTTCAAGAAGATGGTTGATGCAATCCGTAATATTGAAGTGGCTTTAGGAAGCGGAGAAAAAGTTCCAACTAAAAGTGAGTCTGATATTTCTAAAGTTGTTTTAAAGCGTTGTGTTGCCATGCAGGAAATAAAAGCAGGAGAAGTCTTTACTGACAAAAACCTTTGTGTAAAACGCAATGACAAAGGTCTTCCTGCTAAATATTGGGATTTGATTGAAGGAAAAAAAGCCACCAGAGATTATGTTGCTGATGAGGCGGTGGAACTGTAA